aaaataatttgctctaaagtaatgaataataatacaaaatttgttgatttgaaaatcaactgcgatGCAATAAGATAATAAACAACAGTACTCATCTTCTATAAATAAGTCATTGTGTAATCGATTGTATCtaacaaaacaaaaacatgtttttttcaGGTGACCTGATGGACGAGGAAAATGTATTGGATTTTCTCACGAGTCTGGAAGCGATGGATTTACCGGATCGCATCGAAGAAGTTAACGCAAAAATCCTGACGAAAATTGTCGAGGATACGGACTTCGTGGCGGTTCTTTTCTGTAAGTTATTTTCTTCTacttataaatcaataaattatacttcGGAAGATCGCACGCAATTATCCGGAACACGTTCTCCGTTGTTCTCCAatgtttaatgtattatttccaGTAAAATATCGAGCATGTTGTCTCGCTGTGAAATGTTTTCCAAAGAAATTCCATGTAAAACGTAGGATattactttgaaaaattaaacaaattgacGACATCGATAAAAAGTATCTGCATTTTTAGATACAAGCGTTTTCCGGATTTTTTTCACTGGAAATTGAAGGATTTTATATCtacatgttaattaaaatataaaataatagaaaataaattatattccaaaGTTCttacatttctatatttaaaaagaaaatattgtaaaaataaatttgataaaaaattccaatttttcaGTACTTTTTATTGTAGTCGTCGAagtgtttaattttaagaaatcaaATAGAGACAATTTTAATAAGCAGTAAAATGGTAAcagttaaaataatcaaattaggaaatattatttaaaaaattgttctctCTGCGGAACCATAAAACGCTCCTCACGGAATTGTTATATGTAGGacgtaaaaaataacgaatacACCAAAAGTCTTGGTGTTTGAGTACAATAATTCccacaatataaaaaaaagaattgagaaaattcaGAGCAAAGTGGTCGCTCGCGCCTAATTAGACGTCCTCAATTCTGACCTAAAATAAGTTTACGGATTTTTCAAGTAATGACAGAAACATGAATATTCCCAGGATGTGATTGGTCTCAGCTGATGCTttcgaaacaatttttcaaagtaaCATAACACAATCCGTATACCTCGTGAGATTCCCGCTCGTTCGAAACCTAAGCTCCTGAAACTAAGTTCTAGGCTAGTAATCGTGTCAGTCGGCGCCAAAAATCAACGGATACACAGCAATGCTACGTAATGTACCCTGACCTCCATCCATACATCCTACCGTTCATTTAACTCGTTAATATCCGACGTCTCACTAATCATTTGTGTACGTCTCGTGTGCGACGAAGTTGTGctcgttataaaaatattgcgattAACTTTTCCGTGAATTGATTACAATTTCAAGGACTTCCGCAATATGCACGTTTATTTCTAAACAATAGATTAGTGAAATGGCAGTTTTAACGAGACGGCTCAGATCTTTTTCCGCCGTTATCACGAAGTTCTTCATTGTATTTAGATGTACAGAGTGTCTCAAAACAATCGTACGACCTGTTAATAGCAGACTTCTGAGGTCATTTgaagacaaaaatttttatatcaaaatgtcgAGGTACGATCAATCAGTGCTTAAGCGCGTGAATCTTTTACAATCTGATTGTCAACTTTAAATACTtcccatttaaaaactattttgacTTTTTGGTATAAAGATTTTCTTTAAGTGATCTCAAAAATCTGATGTTAACGGGTGATACGGTTGGTTTGGCATATATTGCACATGCATTATCGTGTACAGTTTCATGGTTCTTCTAATTTCATAAAGAAAACttcagaaagaaatatttttttctcgttgtGTCTAATGATCGATTTTACCAACTaatcaaatgttaaaacatAACATTCTGTTAATCGAGAGCAATAACTGTTCTCTGTACAAAGTGTACTGTCTATATCGGTTTGTCTACCTTTGTAAAGTCTCTACTCTCTATTGTCTCTACTGTTTTTGTCTTTTGTTATTGTTCGTGTCGATGTTTATCGAGTTCAAATATCAAATCGCAAAGTGAGAAGCTGGATCGATGTAGCAGATCCATTATcgtaatttacaatttcacattaataaaaataataaaatcgtcATGTAAGGATAAGTGATCATGTCGCTCACTTTGCGATTCGATATAACATACAACATActtgtaaataatacatatatgtgaaaATTCTTGTGTGTGTTGATACGGATAGGTCCGGACACGGAGCGGTGTGCGGGCGCCGGTTCTAGTAAGTACATATTTATAAGAGATCGATGTTTCTCTCCACCTGTGACAAAGCATCTACACCCTCATGCTGctttacacacacatacacaccgCTACATGCATCCAATTATCGACTGGCGCATTAACGAAAGATCACTTTGCAATTGCCACCATCGCAATGCTTCaagtgaatttttttaaacgccTAATCCCTCactgcaattatattaaattacaagagCGAAGAAtcatacgatttttttttcgcttcgctaaaagtaaattgttttctcttttttttctctcttgtgcGCGAGGAAGTGATTTTTCGCGAGTGCATCATTCGGAGTGACGACATATTGAAACCCGTTCACCCTTGACAAAATGTGTTTCTTTCAAACACCTCCCTTAACTCTGCGTATTCATCGATTATTCAGAATTGTATCTATCGCATCATCCCCCTGCAGCACTTCGCTCCAATGTGTGCGCAACGACAGAGGGATACGGTGCGCGGAGAAAATCGGATGTCAATGGAGCGGCAAGGGCCTTTACATTTCACACGTTTCACTCTCGAACGTTTTTCGAACATACGATGGATACTCTGATGAAATTTCTTAGAAATTGTGTTTAGCAATTGATACGAATTAATCATGTAATTGATAAAGAATCGACTAACATGAAGCTTTCCAAGTTttcttccgtttttttttttttttttttttattatttattagcgCTTTGAAGTATGGTTCTCTTGgctaattcaaatattaagtgaatttttaatcattatttgcaTTCTGAGTGTGCACCAGTCAGACGTAGGAGATTAGAATGCATTATCCTTGTTTAGATTTAGAGCAATGTGTATCATAAAAAGAGTGAGAGTAACTGTGTATACTAATCCACTCGTGTCGACATTCTTGTTTCATCTGATTTAACTTATCTAAAGAtgattattcattatttcaagaaaaatgtacTGCAAAATGTCGCCATCATCACAGGTCTTTCGGCAACATCGTGAATAATtaccaatttttatattttatttttggtaaTGTACACACCGGACGTTTAGCGGCTTTGTTCATCGCATCTACCGGCTAGTAAAGGATGAGATAAAGTTCAGATCATAAGAGATCGAGTTTTCAATCATGAAAGGCCGCACGAAACGCGTGTGGACGGAAATAATCGACGCCCGAGAGTGGCGTTGGTCGTTCAACAACAAAAGGCACACAATAAtgcatctttttattttaaatgggACAGACAAGCCAGACTGCAAAAAGTGTCTCAAGGCCCTGCAAGAACTGGAGAACATCGACGACGAAGCCGATCAATTAGGTATCGGCTTCGTAAAGATCGCGGACGAACAGCTCGCGGACGAGTATAATCTCGGTCCTCTCCCAGCTCTTGTGTATTATAGGCACCAAATCCCAATCATTTACGAACGTAAGTATGAAGGAACGTGAGTAATTTGTAGGGCGTATAACGTGACGCAATATTGTCTAAATcaaattatgtaaatcttaaTCGTGATATAAAGTAAGTACCTATAGCAGTTGTACATCAGATGTGATCGGTAATATTTGTTGACTGAtttcagattaattttttatgtacaaaaaaatgttttacatttatttctgaTAGCACACATGACgctaaatgtttttttcttctaccTCACGCAAATAATTACGTGAAAAgttaatttgaaagaaattcgatttttttatgtttgtaacaattttggaaaattctATTGGCACCGCGTAATTCGATAActaatgattgaaaaattgtcaTCAAGtttgtattatcgaaatataatattttatcctaCTTCAATTATGTGGAACAATATAAAGATGAAATTAATTCGTAGTACGTGCTCTTAGATGAATTGAGCAGAGAGGAAGATGTGCTGGAGTGGCTGGTGGCGAACAAGAGCACGGGAGACGAAGAGGATGTTATCGAAGATGTCACCGCCAAGACGTTAAACACACTGATCGGAAACATTGACAATCTAGTCGTTCTGTTCTGTTCGCATCTTTTACATAATCTTTGGCTCCGCTTGATACGTTTTCGTCTCGTAACGCGCTCTCGTGCTTGCAGACGATCACGGTGATGAGGACTCTATGCAGGTCCTGAACGAGCTGGAAAAGATCGACGACGACTGCGACAAGCACGGGATTCAGTTCGTGAAGATCGACGACGAGAAGGCGGCGCAGGAATTCGGAATCGACAATCTACCCGCGATCGTCTACTTCGAGAAACAGATCCCAAATATTTACGACGGTGGGTAGGTGgattgaaaaaaaacacgGGCGAAGAAAGACGATACCtgtgcatatatataaacgATGCCAAAAATAATCGCAACAAGATACACAGATGtagactaaaaaaaaaaaacaaaacgttCACGTGAACTGATTCTTTCAAAATGAAATAACTCGATTGCAGGAGATATTGAGAACGAGGATGAAATCCTGGAGTGGCTGTTATCGCAGCTCGAGAAGGATGAGATCGAAGACGTCACCGATGAGATGCTGGACCGCCTTATCAAAGATGGAAAAACCTTGGCCGTGCTCTTCTGTAAGTCGTGCTAAtcgataaatatagataaaaaataatttttcaagtatatttaatatccatTTTTTGTTCGCCAGTTTTGTCTTATACGTCAAAAGATTTATTGCACGTGAGGAAATCAatgaaaacataaataaataatttgggAGACATTTTTCGTAATGATCGCAGACGACAACAACGATCGAAAGTCGCAGAGGGTCCTCAACGAATTGGAGAACATCGACGACGAGTGCGATCAGCTCGGCGTGACGTTCGTAAAGATCGACAACGTGGAGGAGGCTAAGGAATATGGTATCAATAAAGTGCCTGCGATGCTCTACTTCGAGAAGGGTATTCCGATGGTGTACGAAGGCAACCTGGAGGACGAGGAGAAGGTACTCAAATGGTTGGAGCAACAACAGAAGGCCGACCAAATTGAGGATGTCACCGACGAGATGCTCGACATGGTTATCGATAAGATGCCGCTCGTAGCCGTCCTCTTTTGTCagtaatatgcaatttttctttatataaaaacgttGTTTATGCttacatttttaactttaaaactTTACTGCTTGCTGCTCTATAGATGACAAAGATCAGAAGAAGAGTCAGAAGGTGGTGAGCGAACTGGAGAACATCGACGACGATTGCGACCAGCACAACATAGCCTTCGTGAAAATCAGTGACACGGAAGAGGCGAAGGAATACGGCATAGACTCGCTTCCGACTTTGGTGCTCTTCGAACGGAAGATACCACACATTTACGACGGTAAGTCTTGCAGAAAATTTGCGTAaaaaacacacacacgcgataaaaagttgaaaaatattcttcctGTTGCGATATCGTAGGCGATCTCATGAACGAGGATCAGATACTGGGCTGGCTATTGCATCAGAAAAAACACGCCGAGATCCCGGAAGTAACGGACGAAATGGTCGAAAAGCTCGTAGAGTCCGCGCCGTACACGGCAGTCCTGTTTTGTAAGCGATCGATTCGTCTCTTTCTACCTCCTTTTAACATTCTTCCACTGTTACTTGTTAGGTAGGTGCTGTTGTACGACCGCGAGTGAGAAGCGACCAGCGAATTGATTCTTTTCCGTAGATGACAAGGACGACAAGCAGGACATCCGGATCCTGAACGAGCTGGAGAACATCGACGACGAGCTGGAGAAGGAGGGCATCGTCATCGTCCGGATGGACAACGACGCCGAGGCGAAGGAATACGGCATCGATCATCTGCCGACCCTGGTGTACTTCGAGGACAAAATCCCGGCGATCTACGAGGGCGATTTGCTCAACGAGGACGAGGTCCTCGAGTGGCTGATACAGCAGAAGAACAGCGCTACCATTGAGGAGGTCACGGATGAAATTTTGACGGATCTCATAGACGATCACGAATACGTTGTAGTATACTTCAGTGAGTGAATTCacatttgatgaatttttacatttaaaaagtagattaaaaaaatttttattaatatttttaattaaattgcattgagttaattattaattaagcatTTTTCTTAGCTCGTTTGaaataatcgaataaaaattatgacagGCGGAAGCTGCGACGAAGGAGAAGAGTGCGACAGTATTCTCGACGATTTGGAGAATATCGACGACGAGTTGGACGAGACGGGAATTGTATTCGTCACCACGGAGGACACCAGCATGGCGAAGAAATATGGTATCAAGACTTTCCCTACCCTCGCGTTCTTCCGAAACAAGGACCCTCTGATCTACACCGGTGATctcgacgacgaggacgaagTGCTGTCCTGGATCACGGACGAGGACACTTTGGAAATACCGGGAAAAATCGAGGAGGTCAACGCTAGGATGCTGGAGAACATTCTCGACGAAAACGACTACGTCGTCGTCTTTTTCTGTACGTCTCTATATAAACAAACGCGACAATCGATCGACAGTTCGCGATACATTGTACCGTGTTTGCTTGCAGACAAAGAAGGCGATAAGAAGAGCCAGAAGATTCTGCAAGAGCTCGAGAATATCGACGACGAGTGCGAGGAGAAGGAGATTGACTTTGTAAAAATATCCGACGAAGGAATCGAGAAGGAATACGATCTTCCGGGATTGCCGGCACTAGTGTTCTACAGACACAAGTTCCGGCAGATCTATTCGGGTGACATGATGCACGAGGAAGAGATCTTGGAGTGGGTCCTCGAGCTTCGCACAACCACGCCAGATGTTATCGAGAGTGTCGATAGGAAGACGTTGCAAGTGCTCATCAACGATGTCGAGCATCTTGCCGTGTTCTTCTGTAAGTATTAGCTCTTATTTTCGCTATTAGATTGATCCGCTCAAGAAAAGTGCTCTTACTAAAATATACCTTCCATATTTacattcttcattttttttgtttggcATTTGAGACATAAAACGCAATGCTTTTATCATACTTTCAATTTATGTCAACTTTAAACAGcaattgtaatagaaaatgatataaatttttgcgtGTATATTTTGATTGtacatgataaaaattctaatttaatagaCGACGACAAATGTGAATCCTGCGGACAGATCCTCGAGGAATTAGAAACGATTGATGATGATACCGACAAGCACGGTATCCAATTCGTCAAATCGAACGACGCTAAACTGGCGGCTGAAATCGGCGTTTTCTCCTTCCCGGCTCTCGTTTACTACGAGACCGGCGTCCCCATCATGTACGACGGTAAGTGCCGAAAGattttacttttgctttttataatcGAGAGCTTTCCCGTCCCTTCGTTAAACAATCCTCGTTTCTTACGTAAAGGAAACAATATCAAACATTTCACGCTCTATACGCGTTCTTTTTTTACTAAGTCACTCTCTCCTTCTACgttttgaaacaaattatttacaaaagatttaaaaattataaaaatattaaaaattggataaacaaaacattaaacacattaaatatcttttgcaatgtgcgaaaatgaaaatattttatgaatattgaattcatagaaatatataatatatattctgattgaaatttctgaaaataattctgtaaaaaataaaaacatataaatttcgaCTGActttaaacagaaattttatcaatgtattacaaattcatataaatttattgagatAATGCGATTACAGTGGAATGAAGAGCGACTTAGCGTGTTCCTTTCAGCAAGTTTCACGTCGATAAAGCGATAAACGAAACCCTCCACCGACAATGATCTCGCCATTGAACCTGGCTGATCCTGATACGCGTGTGTGCCTTTTGTAGGTAATCTTAAGAACGAGGACAGAGTTCTGGAATGGCTAATCGAACAGAAAAGTAAGGAGATTTCTAGGAtgatgattattattactggTGTACTGTTCTTTGTGACGTTAATCTCGGTCGTGACTATACCACCGGGCTACGAGTACAATACTCACGCCGTGGTGATCACCCCGATCACACTACCACCATCACGATCACCATGATCGCAATcgtgagagaaataaaaaaataagaaaacgaACGTAAAACGTCCGTCTAACGTAGAGGATTTTCTGTAACGTCGGTATAACCGCGCGATGCATGTTTAGATCCGCGTAGTATAATGAGggttttatccaaaaaaaatGTGGGATGTCACGAAGCTCGGTGAAACGTGTATAAacgtgttctttttttctttcgatatGCACGCTGGCCACATATATAGTTTTGGTCGCGatatataatgcatttaaattaCACTCGCAAGCTTGTCTTACTCGCCTTTCTTTTTACTCACATGTTTCTTTACACACTAGTACGCATTTGCATTTACGCGATAATGCAGAACGAATATATGCTCGGGCGATAATGCGTCGTGCAAGTTTTTCTGAAATCCATAGTTTTACAGAAGAAAATGTCATGGCGCATCACCGTCCGACAACGAATAACGATCTCATGAATTAAATATCGAAGCTTACAGCAGCTTTCGGCGCACTAATggctgttttattttttatatttttttctttttgaaacGCGTTTTTAACGAAGCTTTTGTGATTCGTATCGATACAAAGTTAAAATCacgaattaataaatgaatcgGGAACATCAGttattatatgtgtataaatattcgtattaaaataattttagtagcTTTTATGTGCACCGGCAATCGCACTTATTGGCTTCAGCCAttcgttttttaaatattcagcaGAATAAGCAATATctatatgaatttttatctttgttcACGTTTGTTTTTAGGTCATGTACGCGCgataatcttatattattgtaattttccGTATAAGCACGATCGCTTCACGAGGCTTCGGACACTATTTGGCTCACTAAACCTATCTTACTTATTCGCAACAATGAACGGGTTTACGAGATAGGGAGTCTCGATCGTTGGGAAGaatatcttttctctttttgtatgatataataatattgcgtaTATAACAATAATGCGGAAATGTTTAATGTGATATGCGTCAATAATGTTTGTCACTCTAAAATGCATGTCATCCCTTTGGACCGAGGCCGTATCGATCACAAAAAACCTAGGTACACAATCTGGCTTTCCATCGCGCTATATATTACCCATAACCCTGTTAATATGCAGGTAATGATAGTGATCgtgatgatgatgacgatgatgatgaGGACGATGATGAggacgatgatgatgatgatgatgatgatgatgatgatgatgataatgatgatgatgatgatgatgatgatgatgatgaggaTGATGATgaggatgatgatgatgaagacgacgatgacgaagacgacgatgacgacgacgacgacgacgacgacgacgacgacgacgacgacgacgaagacgacgatgacgacgacgacgaagacgacgacgatgacgacgacgacgacgaagacgatgatgatgacgacgacgatgatgagaataataatgatgatgatgaagacgatgatgatgatgatgatgaggatgatgatgatgataatgataatgatgacgacgacgacgaagataACGATAAAAAGTTGAACAAAGCCCTCAAGAAAATCCTGGACAAAGGTAAAAGTCCAACGACGACCCAGGAGGCCGAAGAGGAATTCACGTGAGATCGAAGTGTGACGGGCTTTGTGTtgcgcgaaagagagaaactaCAATGATATCCCAAAAGCCGTAGACGTATACATACCAATAGGTCGATTGGTATTGATTGataacaacaataatttaGATGAAACGTGGCTGTTCACTCACCATTCACGGTAGAGCTGGGCCGTGTAGGACCTATCCTGCATGAATACGTTGtctcatctttttttttctacttacaCTCGCAAAGTGCATCCTATATAGCCTTCCACTCGACCGTCATAAGTTTCCTCAAAGTTTCCAAATCTTTCTCGCGTAATGCATGCCCGCCTTGTAACAGTCCTTTGTTAGGTAGGAGCTACGCGACCGagtcattattatttcttagaaTCAATCAAAATTTTCGCGCAACAGACAGCTATAgagctttaaaataataaagatttgtacttatttgataattatgtGCACTGATtcacattattttacttattcaaAGTATAATCGCacgtttaatttttccatcttGGTACGCGAACTGCAGTTATTGCAGAACTAATGGTGCGTAGCTCCAGTCTTGGTCGCATTTTTTTACCCTCAAATAATAATGGGCTTCTCCAAAGCGAGCCGATGGTTCCTGTCGTAGTTGACAGCTGTCGTCTGCAGCGAGCTCCGAGTCGAAAGAAATCAGACTAGTCTCCGTTCGGGAAAGCAAGGGCAAATAGAAGGATAAGCTTCTTCGTGTTTCGGATTATCGCGACATGATTCGCAAATTATCGCGGCAAGTttcgatgatttttttttctcgtcaCGACAATTCGCATTCGGTGGTAGATGAACGCTGCAAAAAATTCTATCGAGCGAACGATAAACGAAGAGGAGGCTGGTTCACGTTTTTTAACGGCTATAGAAAGAGTCGTCGACTCGCCGCGAGAGTCTCTGTTACAACATTGTCTAAAACATGCACGTTTGGCTTTTGCTACGCAATTGGGATTGCAGTGGAACGTTCTCTATGCGCTAGCAACGTCGAGATCGCACGAGTCAATATATTTTCGTTTTCCTCCTCGATTCTCTCtctatatctctctctctctctctcttatctGTTTCCAGTGTCTCGttcatctttttctctctttctctgccccgttatctctctctctctctctctctctcttttttttgtcaattctTGTACCCTCATTCGATTTCGTCCGTGTACTGTTACGTCCGATCCGGATTGACTCGTGCGACGAGACCAATCAGCCATAGGCTAGCCAACTCTCACAaatctctctcattctctttGTATCTGACTCGTTGTATATTTGCTTACTGCAGGCGACGGCTGTTTCTACATCGGGATGGGAGGTAAAAGCGCGAAACCCAAGATTCCCTCCTATGAGCCCTACCAGTGCTGTCCCGCCAAGCTCGCCCACGGCACCAAGGTCGCCAAGGTCACCAAAATCAGCCCGATTGCCAAGGACAAGGGCAAATCTCACGGCGCCGGCAGAACGGATAAGCCGCAACTGCCGGCCCTGAAGCCGATAAACAAGCTCACGGCCAAGGAGAGCAAAAAATCAGCGACGATATCGCCGAGAGTCGACGTCGACGCGAAGGAATCCAAGTCTAAGGCCAAGAGAGGATTTTTCGGAAGCGGTAAATATCTCAGTCAACCGCGAAGTTAAATGGCTGcccacacatacacacacacacgcggtAATCCGATACGGTGATCCGATTCGATCGTTTCAACATTAAGTGCAATATTCATCGaggaagattaatttttatcgaaaatgaAAATCGTCCCGCTGACTTCTTCGGAACGAAAAATCTGACGACAGACTCATGATTAAATCGACTTGTGTAATTCGTGTTAATCGCGGAAAGCAGGAGCGAGCAACGGCGGGCAGCTATATCTGCGGTGGGCAGCTATTTAACGAGCGCCTTCGCGAGAAAGGAAAAGTAGCGAGGATAAACGTGATAGATGCTTAGCGTAGTAAGCGGGAAGAGAAAGGGAACGTAGGAAAACGAGTGAGCTCGATGAAAGATTTTCTGAAGCCGAGCCACACCCCCGCGCGAGGAGGATCGCCGCAGCGGAGATGAGACACGGTCACACCTGACTCTTCGTCTTTCGTATCTCGGATGCAGGTACCCCGCGGGTCTCGCGCGATCCATGAAGAAGCGTCCAAGAACGCGCGACTTCCGGACGAGCAAGAGACGATCGAAGACACGTGACTTCCACGCGGCTGGCACCGGCGGCTGGATCCTCCGAGTCCTCGGGATAATCGAGCACCGATTTGCTTTGACCGCGCCGACCGATTCGTTAAATTATCGAGCTACTAATCGAGCAATCAACGGCACGTGTAATCGATTCAACGCGCCCGCGACGGGGCTAAGGCTATTCACGAATTACGAGGATGCCTCGATCGTAATTGTTAACGGCGAGTAGCGATTTTACACAGATgctgtttcttaaatttaatataacgctttgaaatttgaaatt
The nucleotide sequence above comes from Linepithema humile isolate Giens D197 chromosome 4, Lhum_UNIL_v1.0, whole genome shotgun sequence. Encoded proteins:
- the hlk gene encoding uncharacterized protein hlk isoform X7, producing the protein MSTANDVSAVRYGRWWWCWRRRRRSTANRGPAMPTTTTRTATDYPGTTIVLLTVLALVSALLGHVDAAARTKAEESASSRGSAGRQKEAEPVIEEVTAKQLERLLNEKDFVAVYWYARSCTTCDKVLAELEKIDDDTDHFGVDFVKINDKRLAKQYGIKNFPALTYFREKEPIIYDGDLMDEENVLDFLTSLEAMDLPDRIEEVNAKILTKIVEDTDFVAVLFCPDTERCAGAGSNKPDCKKCLKALQELENIDDEADQLGIGFVKIADEQLADEYNLGPLPALVYYRHQIPIIYEHELSREEDVLEWLVANKSTGDEEDVIEDVTAKTLNTLIGNIDNLVVLFYDHGDEDSMQVLNELEKIDDDCDKHGIQFVKIDDEKAAQEFGIDNLPAIVYFEKQIPNIYDGDIENEDEILEWLLSQLEKDEIEDVTDEMLDRLIKDGKTLAVLFYDNNDRKSQRVLNELENIDDECDQLGVTFVKIDNVEEAKEYGINKVPAMLYFEKGIPMVYEGNLEDEEKVLKWLEQQQKADQIEDVTDEMLDMVIDKMPLVAVLFYDKDQKKSQKVVSELENIDDDCDQHNIAFVKISDTEEAKEYGIDSLPTLVLFERKIPHIYDGDLMNEDQILGWLLHQKKHAEIPEVTDEMVEKLVESAPYTAVLFYDKDDKQDIRILNELENIDDELEKEGIVIVRMDNDAEAKEYGIDHLPTLVYFEDKIPAIYEGDLLNEDEVLEWLIQQKNSATIEEVTDEILTDLIDDHEYVVVYFSGSCDEGEECDSILDDLENIDDELDETGIVFVTTEDTSMAKKYGIKTFPTLAFFRNKDPLIYTGDLDDEDEVLSWITDEDTLEIPGKIEEVNARMLENILDENDYVVVFFYKEGDKKSQKILQELENIDDECEEKEIDFVKISDEGIEKEYDLPGLPALVFYRHKFRQIYSGDMMHEEEILEWVLELRTTTPDVIESVDRKTLQVLINDVEHLAVFFYDDKCESCGQILEELETIDDDTDKHGIQFVKSNDAKLAAEIGVFSFPALVYYETGVPIMYDGNLKNEDRVLEWLIEQKSNDSDRDDDDDDDEDDDEDDDDDDDDDDDDDDNDDDDDDDDDDEDDDEDDDDEDDDDEDDDDDDDDDDDDDDDDDDEDDDDDDDEDDDDDDDDDEDDDDDDDDDENNNDDDEDDDDDDDEDDDDDNDNDDDDDEDNDKKLNKALKKILDKGDGCFYIGMGGKSAKPKIPSYEPYQCCPAKLAHGTKVAKVTKISPIAKDKGKSHGAGRTDKPQLPALKPINKLTAKESKKSATISPRVDVDAKESKSKAKRGFFGSVSGKRKGT
- the hlk gene encoding uncharacterized protein hlk isoform X8, which translates into the protein MSTANDVSAVRYGRWWWCWRRRRRSTANRGPAMPTTTTRTATDYPGTTIVLLTVLALVSALLGHVDAAARTKAEESASSRGSAGRQKEAEPVIEEVTAKQLERLLNEKDFVAVYWYARSCTTCDKVLAELEKIDDDTDHFGVDFVKINDKRLAKQYGIKNFPALTYFREKEPIIYDGDLMDEENVLDFLTSLEAMDLPDRIEEVNAKILTKIVEDTDFVAVLFCPDTERCAGAGSNKPDCKKCLKALQELENIDDEADQLGIGFVKIADEQLADEYNLGPLPALVYYRHQIPIIYEHELSREEDVLEWLVANKSTGDEEDVIEDVTAKTLNTLIGNIDNLVVLFYDHGDEDSMQVLNELEKIDDDCDKHGIQFVKIDDEKAAQEFGIDNLPAIVYFEKQIPNIYDGDIENEDEILEWLLSQLEKDEIEDVTDEMLDRLIKDGKTLAVLFYDNNDRKSQRVLNELENIDDECDQLGVTFVKIDNVEEAKEYGINKVPAMLYFEKGIPMVYEGNLEDEEKVLKWLEQQQKADQIEDVTDEMLDMVIDKMPLVAVLFYDKDQKKSQKVVSELENIDDDCDQHNIAFVKISDTEEAKEYGIDSLPTLVLFERKIPHIYDGDLMNEDQILGWLLHQKKHAEIPEVTDEMVEKLVESAPYTAVLFYDKDDKQDIRILNELENIDDELEKEGIVIVRMDNDAEAKEYGIDHLPTLVYFEDKIPAIYEGDLLNEDEVLEWLIQQKNSATIEEVTDEILTDLIDDHEYVVVYFSGSCDEGEECDSILDDLENIDDELDETGIVFVTTEDTSMAKKYGIKTFPTLAFFRNKDPLIYTGDLDDEDEVLSWITDEDTLEIPGKIEEVNARMLENILDENDYVVVFFYKEGDKKSQKILQELENIDDECEEKEIDFVKISDEGIEKEYDLPGLPALVFYRHKFRQIYSGDMMHEEEILEWVLELRTTTPDVIESVDRKTLQVLINDVEHLAVFFYDDKCESCGQILEELETIDDDTDKHGIQFVKSNDAKLAAEIGVFSFPALVYYETGVPIMYDGNLKNEDRVLEWLIEQKSNDSDRDDDDDDDEDDDEDDDDDDDDDDDDDDNDDDDDDDDDDEDDDEDDDDEDDDDEDDDDDDDDDDDDDDDDDDEDDDDDDDEDDDDDDDDDEDDDDDDDDDENNNDDDEDDDDDDDEDDDDDNDNDDDDDEDNDKKLNKALKKILDKGDGCFYIGMGGKSAKPKIPSYEPYQCCPAKLAHGTKVAKVTKISPIAKDKGKSHGAGRTDKPQLPALKPINKLTAKESKKSATISPRVDVDAKESKSKAKRGFFGSDA